A stretch of Porites lutea chromosome 5, jaPorLute2.1, whole genome shotgun sequence DNA encodes these proteins:
- the LOC140936557 gene encoding uncharacterized protein, producing the protein MFNYVFNQQQGLLTRSKTAPYDRVVCFFCDGEAKYQQPLHMVSTKSAGSSLEAAVKTSGDPKLLVKLSTALDGQDAHAIDVKYHKNCWAKNVTGVLRKSSITEGHGEETSEIAAKIEFLTMTETALNSGEIMNMAQLQDAFECICRENNVQSKSWNRKSIKELIQREVEGVEFHKPKRVNESERISVKRCRDSAIHLSESLNETTACEMKTLYDAALILRKAINKSERWIFAGSLDTLSNKHCPEELHCFFRWIIQGPNNTLSDEEKCNEVRKRAMHLAQSTISMCLTERQLKNRKSQTINTTREMPQQLAVSLVIHQAIRSKEIVNLLHGFGMAVEYNRLLRVESQIEKTVLRRMEKEGGMYLPPDIVKGRHVFFAIDNVDFAEDTPDGKRTLHGTAMAIYQTTDLDDEQPVLR; encoded by the coding sequence atgtttaattatGTATTTAACCAACAACAGGGACTTTTAACGCGTTCAAAGACTGCTCCCTATGACCGGGTTGTCTGTTTCTTTTGTGATGGAGAGGCAAAATATCAGCAACCACTACACATGGTGTCCACAAAGTCTGCCGGTAGTTCTTTAGAAGCTGCGGTTAAGACGTCTGGTGATCCAAAGCTTCTAGTTAAACTCTCCACTGCACTGGATGGTCAAGACGCTCATGCAATCGACGTCAAATACCACAAGAACTGCTGGGCAAAGAACGTCACAGGAGTTCTTCGCAAGTCGTCTATCACAGAGGGTCATGGAGAGGAAACCAGTGAGATAGCAGCTAAGATCGAGTTTTTAACAATGACAGAAACTGCTCTGAATAGTGGAGAGATTATGAACATGGCTCAACTACAGGACGCCTTTGAATGTATTTGTCGTGAAAACAATGTGCAATCGAAATCTTGGAACCGAAAGTCAATCAAGGAGCTTATTCAAAGGGAAGTAGAAGGAGTAGAGTTCCACAAGCCAAAACGAGTAAATGAGTCTGAAAGAATCAGTGTAAAGAGGTGCAGAGATAGTGCTATTCATTTATCAGAGTCCTTGAACGAAACCACCGCATGCGAAATGAAAACCCTCTATGATGCTGCGTTAATACTGAGAAAGGCAATTAATAAGAGTGAAAGGTGGATTTTCGCTGGCTCTCTTGATACTTTATCAAATAAACATTGTCCTGAGGAACTCCACTGTTTCTTCAGGTGGATTATTCAAGGCCCAAACAACACGCTCTCTGATGAAGAGAAATGCAACGAAGTGCGTAAACGTGCTATGCATCTAGCCCAGAGTACAATATCTATGTGTTTGACTGAACGGCAATTAAAAAACAGGAAGTCCCAAACAATCAACACTACTCGTGAAATGCCTCAGCAGCTTGCAGTTAGTCTTGTTATCCATCAGGCAATCAGAAGCAAGGAAATTGTCAACCTCCTGCATGGCTTCGGAATGGCCGTCGAATACAATCGTCTATTACGAGTAGAGTCTCAAATCGAGAAAACTGTCCTTCGACGGATGGAAAAGGAAGGCGGAATGTACCTCCCACCTGATATTGTGAAAGGAAGGCATGTCTTCTTCGCAATTGATAATGTCGATTTCGCTGAGGACACTCCCGACGGGAAACGTACTCTGCACGGAACAGCTATGGCAATATACCAAACTACTGACCTAGATGACGAGCAGCCAGTATTAAGGTAA